One stretch of Amycolatopsis tolypomycina DNA includes these proteins:
- a CDS encoding polyketide cyclase / dehydrase and lipid transport — MNAPPSLDIVDETFLAVPPATVAAVFAEPASWRRYWPDLVLEVYTDRGEKGLRWTVRGALVGTMEVWLEPVLDGTLLHYFLRATPADAAGTPRALAPRELRREFDRRARAAKAIALGLKEILEDGREPGVPPRGEG, encoded by the coding sequence GTGAACGCGCCACCCTCCCTCGACATCGTCGACGAGACGTTCCTCGCCGTTCCGCCCGCCACCGTGGCCGCGGTCTTCGCCGAGCCGGCCTCCTGGCGGCGCTACTGGCCCGACCTGGTCCTCGAGGTCTACACCGACCGGGGGGAGAAGGGCCTGCGCTGGACCGTGCGGGGCGCGCTCGTCGGTACGATGGAGGTCTGGCTCGAGCCGGTGCTCGACGGCACCCTGCTGCACTACTTCCTGCGGGCGACCCCCGCCGACGCGGCCGGGACGCCCCGTGCCCTGGCGCCGCGCGAGCTGCGCCGGGAGTTCGACCGGCGGGCGCGCGCCGCGAAGGCGATCGCGCTCGGGCTCAAGGAGATCCTGGAGGACGGGCGCGAGCCCGGAGTGCCTCCGCGCGGCGAGGGCTAG
- a CDS encoding extracellular solute-binding protein, with amino-acid sequence MRPKTRNRRIRLLAGVGATLVALTAVSACGDSGAAGGKIKLSLGLFGNFGYTDLIKEYQAAHPDIEITERTAAYSDHHKNLAAHLATGAGAADVEAIDTGYVAQFKATPDKFVDLNTVGGDKLKDRWLAWKWAASLGKGGQQIGYGTDVGGLAICYRRDMFKTAGLPEDRDAVSALWPTWQKLFETGKRFQEKAPQGVKFMDGGPTVLNAIVGQAPQGYYDQNDQVIVGSNPALRQGWDLVVDAVKANLSAGLLYSTPQWNTGFTQGQFATVTCPAWMMTKIKDQAPDTAGKWDVAAVPGGGGNWGGSYLTVPKSGKHTKEAAELAAWLTAPEQQAKVFTSKGLLPSAPSLYDDPKITGYTNPFFSGAPVGKVFTDAAKKLNPQYQGPKAGDVQTEFGNAMQRVEQGKQDGAAAWDQLVGDVAKIK; translated from the coding sequence ATGCGCCCGAAAACGAGAAACCGCCGGATCCGCCTGCTCGCCGGGGTGGGTGCCACCCTGGTCGCGCTCACCGCGGTGAGCGCCTGCGGTGACAGCGGTGCCGCCGGCGGCAAGATCAAGCTGAGCCTCGGCCTGTTCGGCAACTTCGGCTACACCGACCTGATCAAGGAGTACCAGGCGGCGCACCCGGACATCGAGATCACCGAGCGGACCGCCGCCTACTCCGACCACCACAAGAACCTCGCCGCGCACCTGGCCACCGGCGCCGGCGCCGCGGACGTCGAAGCCATCGACACCGGGTACGTCGCCCAGTTCAAGGCGACCCCGGACAAGTTCGTCGACCTCAACACCGTCGGCGGCGACAAGCTCAAGGACCGCTGGCTGGCCTGGAAGTGGGCCGCGTCGCTGGGCAAGGGCGGGCAGCAGATCGGCTACGGCACCGACGTCGGCGGCCTCGCCATCTGCTACCGCCGCGACATGTTCAAGACCGCCGGGCTGCCCGAGGACCGCGACGCCGTGTCCGCGCTCTGGCCCACCTGGCAGAAGCTCTTCGAGACGGGCAAGCGCTTCCAGGAAAAGGCGCCGCAGGGCGTCAAGTTCATGGACGGCGGCCCGACCGTGCTCAACGCGATCGTCGGCCAGGCCCCGCAGGGCTACTACGACCAGAACGACCAGGTCATCGTGGGCAGCAACCCGGCCCTGCGCCAGGGCTGGGACCTCGTGGTCGACGCGGTCAAGGCGAACCTGAGCGCCGGCCTGCTCTACAGCACCCCGCAGTGGAACACCGGCTTCACCCAGGGCCAGTTCGCGACCGTCACCTGCCCGGCGTGGATGATGACCAAGATCAAGGACCAGGCGCCGGACACCGCCGGCAAGTGGGACGTCGCGGCCGTGCCCGGTGGCGGCGGCAACTGGGGCGGCTCGTACCTGACCGTGCCGAAGTCGGGCAAGCACACCAAGGAAGCCGCCGAGCTCGCCGCGTGGCTGACCGCGCCCGAGCAGCAGGCGAAGGTGTTCACCAGCAAGGGCCTGCTGCCGTCGGCGCCGTCGCTCTACGACGACCCGAAGATCACCGGCTACACCAACCCGTTCTTCTCGGGCGCGCCCGTGGGCAAGGTCTTCACGGACGCGGCGAAGAAGCTGAACCCGCAGTACCAGGGCCCCAAGGCCGGCGACGTGCAGACCGAGTTCGGCAACGCGATGCAGCGCGTCGAGCAGGGCAAGCAGGACGGCGCGGCGGCGTGGGACCAGCTGGTCGGTGACGTCGCGAAGATCAAGTAA
- a CDS encoding metallophosphoesterase family protein has product MRVHVVSDVHGNADALKRAGDGADALVVLGDLIDFVDYHDHEKGIMGALFGAEKVAGFARLRREGTRDETVAYSRELWASLEDPASAVDEAVRTQYAALFAAMTAPTYATPGNVDTPALWPEFTGEGVRVLDGEVAEIGGLRFGFVGGALLPDGVVPRPRKGAAWRPYLRDRADYDAGVAALADVDVLCTHGPPALPELTYDVVARRSEIGSTALLELIRAQRPRWSVFGHVHQPLAARARVGLTECRNVGHFKETGQPYVLRW; this is encoded by the coding sequence GTGCGGGTACACGTCGTCTCGGACGTGCACGGCAACGCGGACGCGCTGAAGCGGGCGGGCGACGGGGCCGACGCCCTGGTCGTGCTCGGCGACCTGATCGACTTCGTCGACTACCACGACCACGAGAAGGGCATCATGGGTGCCCTGTTCGGCGCGGAGAAGGTGGCCGGGTTCGCCCGGCTGCGCCGCGAGGGCACCCGTGACGAAACCGTTGCCTACTCGCGGGAGCTCTGGGCGAGCCTCGAAGACCCGGCGAGCGCCGTCGACGAGGCCGTCCGCACCCAGTACGCGGCGCTGTTCGCGGCGATGACCGCGCCCACCTACGCCACGCCCGGCAACGTCGACACCCCGGCGCTGTGGCCGGAGTTCACCGGCGAGGGCGTGCGGGTGCTCGACGGCGAGGTGGCCGAGATCGGCGGCCTGCGGTTCGGGTTCGTCGGCGGCGCGCTGCTGCCCGACGGCGTCGTCCCGCGGCCGCGCAAGGGCGCCGCCTGGCGCCCCTACCTGCGGGATCGCGCGGACTACGACGCGGGCGTCGCCGCGCTGGCCGACGTCGACGTCCTCTGCACGCACGGCCCGCCCGCGCTGCCGGAGCTGACCTACGACGTCGTCGCGCGCCGCAGCGAGATCGGCTCGACGGCGCTGCTGGAGCTGATCCGGGCGCAGCGGCCGCGCTGGTCGGTGTTCGGGCACGTGCACCAGCCACTGGCGGCCCGCGCCCGGGTCGGCCTGACCGAGTGCCGTAACGTGGGTCACTTCAAGGAGACCGGGCAGCCCTACGTGCTGCGCTGGTGA
- a CDS encoding SRPBCC family protein produces the protein MAEQSTQSIEVDAEPSRVMAVIADFPAYPEWAKAVRQTEVLDTDADGRAKQVKLTLDAGPIKDVYTLEYDWDEDGLGVSWHLVKGQMQKAQNGRYALADLGGGRTRVTYTLSVELALPMIGLLRRKAEKMVMDTALKELKKRAEG, from the coding sequence ATGGCCGAGCAGTCCACACAGTCCATCGAGGTCGACGCCGAGCCCAGCCGGGTGATGGCCGTGATCGCCGACTTCCCCGCGTACCCGGAATGGGCCAAGGCCGTCCGGCAGACCGAGGTCCTCGACACCGACGCCGACGGGCGGGCCAAGCAGGTCAAGCTCACCCTCGACGCGGGCCCGATCAAGGACGTCTACACCCTCGAGTACGACTGGGACGAAGACGGCCTCGGCGTCAGCTGGCACCTGGTCAAGGGCCAGATGCAGAAGGCCCAGAACGGCCGCTACGCGCTCGCCGACCTCGGCGGCGGCCGTACCCGGGTCACCTACACGCTGTCGGTCGAGCTGGCGCTGCCGATGATCGGCCTGCTGCGCCGCAAGGCCGAGAAGATGGTCATGGACACCGCGCTCAAGGAGCTGAAGAAGCGGGCCGAGGGCTAG
- a CDS encoding ArsA family ATPase — MRILLCTGKGGVGKTTLAAATGAALAARGRKTLVVSTDPAHSLGDAFGRPLGAEPSEVDALLSGVQVDSRTLVDATWQQLRGELRAVLAGAGLDTLDAEELTVLPGVDELLALTEVRRLAEDGPWETVVVDCGPTAETLRLLALPEAVSGYLSRVFGRRVTDPVRRLGAHLDGLRALLTDPAVTTVRLVLTPERVVVAEARRTLSSLALRGIAVDGLIANRLMPAPGMWRGGAASWLRTRRAQQDAVLAELAAAGIAPVARVEHRAVEPVGLPALLEIAAELYRGEDPLAGNGTPVTPLLRVRPAPGGYTLRVAIPLARDAEVDLARVDDDLAITVDGFRRLIALPEPLRPCRITGAESDADGLVVRLAGNRGRG, encoded by the coding sequence GTGCGGATCCTGCTGTGCACCGGCAAGGGGGGTGTCGGGAAGACCACGCTGGCCGCGGCCACCGGCGCCGCCCTCGCCGCCCGCGGCAGGAAGACCCTCGTCGTGTCCACGGATCCGGCGCACTCGCTCGGCGACGCCTTCGGCCGCCCGCTCGGGGCCGAACCGTCCGAAGTGGACGCGCTCCTCTCCGGCGTGCAGGTCGATTCGCGCACCCTGGTGGACGCCACCTGGCAGCAGCTGCGCGGTGAGCTGCGGGCCGTGCTGGCCGGGGCGGGGCTCGACACCCTCGACGCCGAAGAGCTCACCGTGCTGCCCGGCGTCGACGAGCTGCTCGCCCTGACCGAGGTCCGCCGGCTGGCCGAGGACGGGCCGTGGGAGACCGTCGTCGTCGACTGCGGCCCGACGGCCGAGACGCTGCGGCTGCTCGCCCTGCCCGAGGCCGTCTCCGGCTACCTTTCCCGCGTGTTCGGGCGCCGCGTCACCGACCCGGTGCGCCGCCTCGGCGCCCACCTCGACGGCCTGCGCGCGCTGCTCACCGACCCGGCCGTGACGACCGTCCGGCTGGTCCTGACCCCGGAGCGGGTGGTCGTCGCCGAGGCGCGGCGCACGCTCAGCTCCCTGGCCCTGCGCGGCATCGCCGTCGACGGCCTGATCGCCAACCGGCTGATGCCCGCGCCCGGCATGTGGCGCGGTGGCGCCGCGTCGTGGCTGCGCACCCGGCGGGCGCAGCAGGACGCCGTGCTCGCCGAGCTCGCCGCGGCCGGGATCGCGCCGGTCGCCCGCGTCGAGCACCGCGCCGTCGAGCCGGTCGGGCTGCCGGCGTTGCTGGAGATCGCCGCCGAGCTCTACCGCGGCGAAGACCCCCTCGCGGGCAACGGCACCCCCGTCACCCCGCTGCTGCGCGTGCGGCCCGCCCCCGGCGGGTACACCCTGCGCGTCGCGATCCCGCTCGCGCGGGACGCCGAGGTCGACCTCGCCCGCGTCGACGACGACCTGGCGATCACCGTGGACGGCTTCCGCAGGCTCATCGCCCTGCCGGAGCCGCTGCGGCCGTGCCGGATCACCGGCGCGGAATCCGACGCCGACGGCCTGGTCGTGCGCCTGGCCGGGAACCGGGGCCGCGGGTGA
- a CDS encoding carbohydrate ABC transporter permease, which translates to MALTFAERRQKWDVKLSPFGFISPYFLIFGVFGLFPLLYTAFVSLQKRNLIDAEGATFIGFGNYEQLLFHDPYFWNAMGNTVSLWLLTTIPQILFALGIAHLLNRRLRGRMFFRMGMILPNITSVAAVTIIFAQLFGRDFGLVNWVLSWFGAGQIDWQAGTASSHTAIAAMVVWRWTGYHALIFLASMQAIPSSMYEAATLDGARGWQQFWRITVPLLRPQIIFSTVIATTGNMRLLAEPLLFNPGTAAATGGSDRQFQTAALYLYEQGFAKYDFGYSSAIALILAVATMLVAGLSYLVTRRIQTD; encoded by the coding sequence ATGGCGCTCACCTTCGCCGAGCGGCGGCAGAAGTGGGACGTCAAGCTGTCGCCGTTCGGTTTCATCAGCCCGTACTTCCTCATCTTCGGCGTCTTCGGGTTGTTCCCGCTGCTCTACACGGCCTTCGTGTCGCTGCAGAAGCGGAACCTCATCGACGCCGAGGGTGCGACGTTCATCGGGTTCGGCAACTACGAGCAGCTGCTGTTCCACGACCCGTACTTCTGGAACGCGATGGGGAACACGGTCAGCCTGTGGCTGCTGACCACGATCCCGCAGATCCTGTTCGCGCTCGGCATCGCGCACCTGCTCAACCGGCGGCTGCGCGGGCGGATGTTCTTCCGGATGGGGATGATCCTGCCGAACATCACCTCGGTGGCGGCGGTGACGATCATCTTCGCGCAGCTGTTCGGCCGGGACTTCGGCCTGGTCAACTGGGTGCTGAGCTGGTTCGGCGCCGGGCAGATCGACTGGCAGGCCGGCACGGCCAGCTCGCACACGGCCATCGCGGCGATGGTCGTGTGGCGCTGGACCGGCTACCACGCGCTGATCTTCCTGGCGTCGATGCAGGCGATCCCGTCGAGCATGTACGAAGCCGCCACGCTCGACGGCGCCCGCGGGTGGCAGCAGTTCTGGCGGATCACCGTGCCGCTGCTGCGGCCGCAGATCATCTTCTCCACGGTGATCGCGACGACCGGGAACATGCGGCTGCTGGCCGAGCCGCTGCTGTTCAACCCGGGCACGGCGGCCGCCACCGGTGGCTCGGACCGGCAGTTCCAGACCGCCGCGCTCTACCTCTACGAACAGGGCTTCGCCAAGTACGACTTCGGCTACAGCTCGGCGATCGCGCTGATCCTGGCCGTGGCCACGATGCTCGTCGCCGGCCTGTCGTACCTGGTGACCCGGCGCATCCAAACGGACTGA
- a CDS encoding AMP-dependent synthetase/ligase, with translation MREYSAPAGKPVADDENMSDVVWANAERFSDVVSFRRQVEGSWLDVTAKEFAAEVLAVAKGMAKAGIGRGDRVAIMSKTRYEWTLIDFAIWAAGAVTVPIYDTSSAEQVHWILSDSAAKGVFVETSAHAATLDEVRDRLPDLASTWQIEGDSPAVEELSALGADLSDDELHDRRREVTADELATIVYTSGTTGRPKGVELTHRNLLAEIRADIEAFPQLMEQGNSLLCFLPLAHVLARAIAVTALTARVTLGHTPDVKNLVADLGTFRPTFVVAVPRVFEKVYNSAKQKAHSEGKGKIFDAAEATAVAYSEAQDSGGAGIGLKLKHLVFDKLVYGKLRAALGGRCVAAVSGGAPLGARLAHFFRGIGVPVFEGYGLTETSAAANVNTQTAFRVGTVGKPVNGTSVRIADDGEVMLKGDVVFRAYYNNPQATAEALTDGWFHTGDLGELDSDGFLKITGRKKEIIVTAGGKNVAPSGLEDTIKASPLVSQAMVVGDQRPFIAALVTVDEEYFPSWKSQHGKPAGASVADLATDPDLVAEIQAAVDEANKSVSKAEAIKKFTVLANDFTEAGGEITPSLKLKRNVVSKNYANDIEGLYKK, from the coding sequence GTGCGCGAATACAGCGCTCCCGCCGGCAAGCCGGTGGCCGACGACGAAAACATGTCCGACGTCGTCTGGGCGAACGCCGAGCGGTTCTCCGACGTGGTGAGCTTCCGCCGCCAGGTCGAGGGCAGCTGGCTGGACGTCACCGCCAAGGAGTTCGCGGCCGAGGTGCTGGCCGTCGCCAAGGGGATGGCGAAGGCCGGGATCGGCCGCGGCGACCGCGTCGCGATCATGTCGAAGACCCGCTACGAGTGGACGCTGATCGACTTCGCGATCTGGGCGGCCGGCGCGGTGACCGTCCCGATCTACGACACCTCTTCCGCCGAGCAGGTGCACTGGATCCTGTCGGACTCGGCCGCGAAGGGCGTCTTCGTCGAGACCAGCGCCCACGCCGCGACGCTCGACGAGGTGCGCGACAGGCTCCCCGACCTGGCCAGCACGTGGCAGATCGAGGGCGACTCCCCCGCCGTCGAAGAGCTGTCCGCGCTCGGTGCCGACCTGTCCGACGACGAGCTGCACGACCGCCGCCGCGAGGTGACCGCGGACGAGCTCGCCACGATCGTCTACACCTCGGGCACCACCGGCCGCCCCAAGGGCGTCGAGCTGACCCACCGGAACCTCCTGGCCGAGATCCGCGCCGACATCGAGGCGTTCCCGCAGCTGATGGAGCAGGGCAACTCGCTGCTGTGCTTCCTGCCGCTGGCGCACGTGCTGGCCCGCGCGATCGCCGTCACCGCGCTGACCGCCCGCGTCACCCTCGGGCACACCCCGGACGTCAAGAACCTGGTCGCCGACCTGGGCACGTTCCGGCCGACGTTCGTCGTCGCCGTGCCGCGCGTGTTCGAGAAGGTCTACAACTCGGCGAAGCAGAAGGCCCACAGCGAGGGCAAGGGCAAGATCTTCGACGCCGCCGAGGCCACCGCCGTCGCCTACAGCGAGGCGCAGGACTCCGGCGGCGCCGGAATCGGGCTGAAGCTCAAGCACCTGGTGTTCGACAAGCTCGTCTACGGCAAGCTGCGCGCGGCCCTCGGCGGCCGCTGCGTCGCGGCGGTCTCGGGCGGAGCGCCGCTGGGTGCCCGGCTGGCGCACTTCTTCCGCGGCATCGGCGTCCCGGTGTTCGAGGGCTACGGCCTCACCGAGACGTCGGCGGCGGCGAACGTCAACACGCAGACGGCGTTCCGCGTCGGCACGGTCGGCAAGCCGGTCAACGGCACGTCGGTCCGCATCGCCGACGACGGTGAAGTGATGCTCAAGGGCGACGTCGTGTTCCGGGCGTACTACAACAACCCGCAGGCGACCGCCGAGGCGTTGACGGACGGCTGGTTCCACACCGGCGACCTCGGCGAGCTCGACTCCGACGGCTTCCTCAAGATCACCGGCCGCAAGAAGGAGATCATCGTGACGGCGGGCGGCAAGAACGTCGCCCCCTCCGGCCTCGAGGACACGATCAAGGCGTCCCCGCTGGTCAGCCAGGCGATGGTGGTCGGCGACCAGCGCCCGTTCATCGCCGCGCTGGTCACCGTGGACGAGGAGTACTTCCCGTCGTGGAAGTCCCAGCACGGCAAGCCGGCCGGCGCTTCGGTCGCGGACCTGGCCACCGACCCCGACCTGGTCGCGGAGATCCAGGCCGCGGTCGACGAGGCCAACAAGTCGGTGTCCAAGGCCGAGGCGATCAAGAAGTTCACCGTGCTGGCCAACGACTTCACCGAGGCCGGCGGGGAGATCACGCCGAGCCTCAAGCTGAAGCGGAACGTGGTCTCGAAGAACTACGCCAACGACATCGAGGGCCTGTACAAGAAGTAG
- a CDS encoding carbohydrate ABC transporter permease has product MTTVLTPAAPAPPAASRGRLRRIGKRVTSPWTYAALIAILAGSAFPVYWSFVVSSQTTEAVGKVPPVLVPGGHLFENIARVFDETDFALALGNSLIVAGTITVSVVLFSTLAGFAFAKLRFRGRTALLLVVVATQAIPTELGVVPLYMMMADFGWAGELQAVIVPGLVTAFGVFFMRQYFERALPLELLEAGRMDGCGSLRLFWHVALPAARPAAAVLGLFTFMQAWNDFFWPLVVLVPENPTVQTALSTLASGYTTDYTLVLTAATIGTVPVLIVFLLFGRQIVGGIMQGALKG; this is encoded by the coding sequence ATGACCACCGTGCTGACCCCGGCCGCGCCCGCGCCGCCGGCCGCCTCGCGCGGGCGGCTGCGGCGGATCGGGAAGCGGGTCACGAGCCCGTGGACCTACGCCGCGCTGATCGCGATCCTGGCCGGTTCGGCGTTCCCGGTGTACTGGTCGTTCGTCGTCTCCTCGCAGACGACGGAGGCCGTGGGCAAGGTGCCGCCGGTGCTGGTGCCGGGCGGGCACCTGTTCGAGAACATCGCCCGCGTCTTCGACGAGACGGACTTCGCGCTGGCGCTGGGCAACTCGCTCATCGTCGCGGGCACGATCACCGTCTCGGTGGTGCTGTTCTCGACGCTGGCCGGGTTCGCCTTCGCCAAGCTGCGGTTCCGCGGGCGGACGGCGTTGCTGCTGGTCGTGGTGGCCACCCAGGCCATCCCGACCGAGCTCGGCGTCGTCCCGCTGTACATGATGATGGCCGACTTCGGGTGGGCGGGGGAGCTGCAGGCGGTGATCGTGCCCGGCCTGGTCACCGCGTTCGGCGTGTTCTTCATGCGCCAGTACTTCGAGCGGGCGCTGCCGCTGGAGCTGCTGGAGGCCGGCCGGATGGACGGCTGCGGCTCGCTGCGGCTGTTCTGGCACGTGGCCCTGCCCGCCGCCCGCCCGGCCGCCGCGGTGCTCGGGCTGTTCACCTTCATGCAGGCCTGGAACGACTTCTTCTGGCCACTGGTGGTGCTCGTGCCGGAGAACCCGACCGTCCAAACCGCACTGTCCACTCTGGCCAGTGGCTACACCACCGACTACACGCTCGTGCTCACCGCCGCCACCATCGGCACCGTCCCCGTCCTGATCGTGTTCCTGCTGTTCGGCCGCCAGATCGTCGGCGGCATCATGCAGGGCGCGCTCAAGGGCTGA
- a CDS encoding GH1 family beta-glucosidase has protein sequence MTSSFPPGFRWGVATSAFQIEGATTEDGRGPSIWDTFAAVPGAVAGGHTGEPAADHYHRWHTDLDLLTELGVDAYRFSVSWPRIQPDGRRFERRGIDFYRQLVEGLREREIEPFLTLYHWDLPQALEDEGGWRSRETAHRFAEYAALVHEELGDVVDHWTTLNEPYPCAVAGYGEGRHAPGAREGHGALAAAHHLLLGHGLAVRAMRAQATPQQQFGIVLNQSPAVPVSDSPADTAAAARQDTLLRRQFTDPLFGGRYAPGLTAMFDGVSDFSFRLDGDLETIGTPLDYLGVNYYYRLHCADAPHREPDPALRTVTDIGVDTTRLPDVPRTGMGWPVEPEGLTEALVGLHNRYPDLPPVFVTENGCVYADRSDFADYERISFLNEHIEAVRTAAAAGVDLRGYFCWSLLDNFEWAHGYKHRFGLVHVDYETQARTPRSSYRWYRDFIAAQRTP, from the coding sequence GTGACATCCAGTTTTCCACCCGGCTTCCGCTGGGGCGTGGCCACCTCGGCGTTCCAGATCGAGGGCGCCACCACCGAGGACGGCCGCGGACCGTCCATCTGGGACACGTTCGCGGCGGTCCCCGGCGCGGTGGCGGGCGGCCACACCGGCGAACCGGCGGCCGACCACTACCACCGCTGGCACACCGACCTCGACCTGCTCACCGAACTGGGCGTCGACGCCTACCGGTTTTCGGTGTCGTGGCCGCGGATCCAGCCGGACGGGCGCCGCTTCGAACGCCGGGGGATCGACTTCTACCGCCAGCTCGTGGAAGGCCTGCGGGAGCGGGAGATCGAGCCGTTCCTGACGCTCTACCACTGGGACCTGCCGCAGGCGCTGGAGGACGAGGGCGGCTGGCGGTCGCGGGAGACGGCCCACCGGTTCGCCGAGTACGCCGCCCTGGTGCACGAGGAGCTCGGCGACGTCGTCGACCACTGGACGACGCTCAACGAGCCGTACCCCTGCGCGGTCGCGGGGTACGGCGAAGGCCGCCACGCGCCGGGGGCCAGGGAGGGACACGGCGCGCTGGCGGCCGCCCACCACCTGCTGCTCGGCCACGGCCTGGCCGTCCGGGCGATGCGGGCGCAGGCGACCCCGCAGCAGCAGTTCGGGATCGTGCTCAACCAGTCGCCCGCGGTGCCGGTGTCGGACTCGCCTGCGGACACCGCGGCGGCGGCCCGCCAGGACACGCTGCTGCGCCGCCAGTTCACCGACCCGCTCTTCGGCGGCCGGTACGCGCCGGGCCTGACGGCGATGTTCGACGGCGTCTCGGACTTCTCGTTCCGCCTCGACGGCGACCTCGAGACGATCGGGACGCCGCTGGACTACCTCGGCGTCAACTACTACTACCGGCTGCACTGCGCGGACGCGCCGCACCGCGAGCCGGACCCGGCGCTGCGGACCGTGACCGACATCGGCGTGGACACCACACGCCTGCCGGACGTCCCGCGCACGGGCATGGGCTGGCCGGTCGAGCCGGAGGGGCTCACCGAAGCCCTCGTCGGCCTGCACAACCGCTACCCGGACCTGCCACCGGTGTTCGTCACGGAGAACGGGTGCGTGTACGCCGACCGGAGCGACTTCGCGGACTACGAGCGCATCAGCTTCCTGAACGAGCACATCGAGGCGGTCCGCACGGCGGCCGCGGCCGGCGTCGACCTGCGCGGGTACTTCTGCTGGTCACTGCTGGACAACTTCGAGTGGGCGCACGGGTACAAGCACCGCTTCGGCCTGGTCCACGTCGACTACGAGACGCAGGCGCGCACGCCGAGGTCGAGCTACCGCTGGTACCGCGACTTCATCGCGGCCCAGCGGACGCCGTGA
- a CDS encoding antibiotic biosynthesis monooxygenase family protein, translating into MSDHPAAPVPALEPPYYVAVFTSVRTAEQAGYPETAARMEELVKQVPGYLGMDHAETPGGLSITVGYFRDADALAQWRSNAEHRSARQRGRAEWYESYTLHVAKVERSSGFSRA; encoded by the coding sequence ATGAGCGATCACCCGGCGGCCCCCGTCCCGGCCCTCGAGCCGCCCTACTACGTGGCTGTCTTCACGTCGGTGCGCACCGCCGAGCAGGCCGGCTACCCCGAGACCGCCGCCCGGATGGAGGAGCTGGTCAAGCAGGTCCCCGGCTACCTGGGCATGGACCACGCCGAGACGCCCGGTGGCCTGAGCATCACCGTCGGGTACTTCCGCGACGCCGACGCCCTCGCGCAGTGGCGGAGCAACGCCGAGCACCGCTCGGCCCGGCAGCGGGGCCGGGCCGAGTGGTACGAGAGCTACACCCTGCACGTGGCGAAGGTGGAGCGCAGCAGCGGCTTCTCTCGCGCCTGA